The following DNA comes from Anastrepha obliqua isolate idAnaObli1 chromosome 1, idAnaObli1_1.0, whole genome shotgun sequence.
tatttctgccatgaaaaagctcctcataaaaatatctgccgttcggagtcggcttgaaactgtaggtccctccatttgtggaacaacatcaaaacgcacacaacaaataggaggaggagctcggccaaacacctaacagaagtgtacgcgccaattatttattaatttttttttttttttaaatttaattaataatgttgAATAAAATCGAGAgtgcaagtaaatatattttaaataaaatttatgaagtttATTTGAAGTTATATGTTTCATAGGAATTGGGCAATGATGTAGAGGTATGTATCTCTGAGCCACAGCCTTCAGTCACCGTTGCTGCATTTTCCGGAATACAAATCGGGAGCATTGAATGTATCTTATGTGTTTCATACTTGtaaatatgaagaaagctgTGATTGCTAATAGAATtttcttcatctgacagcgatgatgaaatggaacgAATTAGTatggacaaaataaaatcatgtggtgctatgtattttattattttattattattttttatataatacgaGGTAACTTAaccgaaaaaatattgaattttaatgaatttaccAACCAACAATTGAATCATCTGCTCATAAAACTTGTAAATTGTTACTGGCTTTGCGTTTATGAACTTTTTATTAATGGTTTTCTCTTTGAGTGCGAGAAGTGCTGCAAATGCATTTGCAGTGATTTCCTTTCGAAAATAGCTTCGTACCGTGACATGGTAGACACGGAATTAATTCCACTAATATCCATATATCACCTTGGTTTGCATGACCTTTAATATTTCGGCTATGCGGTCCGAGTTGAAGAATATTTGTTATCCAGAGTCCAGCAGAGCGCGAGGCATTAGCCTTGCTCCATATGTACTGTGCAACTGCATCAATTGTTCTTAACTAGGATGTGTGACTGCATTCTATTCAGAGGGGTAAATTTGCTGCATTTGAAGgcaaaatgattatttttttcgttgcaCAACGTAAATTTGTGTACACAGGCAAATTAAAATCCGCTGGGCAACGctcatttcaactttttttggagggtaaaaaatgttgaaacttTGCCCGATTGGCTTATAATATTTTGCGGAAACGACATGCAAATTTTACAGGCTGTGTACAAGGCAGAATAAATGCAATATAATTATGAGCAACTAACTGGTAATGagagtatttatgtatgtataataattttacaattcgcaaacattttacaaacatcatttgtttgaagtttggcCGAGGCTCTCCGgcaatttgtgttgtgcgttTTGATGCTGGGCTTAGATGTGGTATTGTGATGTGTACAGGGAAAGAAAGACCTTAATATCTAAGTGCAAATCTtctcatttttcatttcattcaattcTCTACTTTCAATAAATTTGGGTTAACCCAAATGGTTAAAGAATGAAGAGTGATTGACATCTTCATAGATTGACACCGTTTCGAAAGTCTTTGGAGAGGTTTATACTCGATTTGAATTTCGTTACTACATTATATCGATAAATTTTGGGTATCTCCGTTTAGTTGTCAAAGTAGCTAAAGATGGCTGACCGCTTGACACAACTTCAGGATACAGTGAATCAAGttggtttttaaaatatcatagtATTGTGAGAAGTtaatattgttttgtttattttacagCAGGCTGAGCATTTCTGCAATGCTATCGGTATTATTCAACAAACATCTTTTCCAAGCAAGTTTCCGAACTTTGATCGAACTGGTTCCCAAACACCTCTCCAAGCAACACCACAAGAAGATTACGCTCAGCTTTTTGCCCAATTGATTTCGCGTTGTGCTAAAGATATAGATACGCTCATCGAATCCTTACCAAATGAAGATAGCTCTACTGAGCTTCAACACCAAAGTCTGAGGAGACTAGAAATTGAGAATCAGGAATGCGCAAAAAGACTTGACGAAATTGTTCAGAACGGTGATGTTTTGCTGGGGAAAATACAAATAGCGCTTGAAGATATTGCTCAAGCACAATTAGAAATGCATATAACTTCTACAAATAACGTTTTCTAGTCGTCTTGGAACTAATTCTAGAgggattttttaataaaagcggCTAAAAGTGGTTTTGCCGGCTTTGcgtaattattattgttttgatgGTATTCATGATTCGAAATGAATTCGGTAGGCCTCTTATTTTAGTTGTTCTCGTTAAGTTACTGCAGGCCGCgcaataatttagtttttggcCAAGGCGAATCACTCTCATTCTTGGTTTTTGGCAATCGTGAGTAAAAAATACAAACCgtttcctcaaaaaaaaaaaaactagaaatgaCGTTCGAtcttgttttagcagcataaacattccccatactgcTAAGGCATAAGTGTATCAGGGAATACAAATTATCCCTTTGATGTAAATAATTAAGTCTTTGTATaagtttttaagtaaataaaatttgtaagaaaaaatcaCCTTaggaacattttaaaattgattaaaaacacaatataaattaatagatgaaaacatattttatttatttatgggacttgtgtatgtaattttaatagaaagtttatttaaacaaagaaagaaacaaaaaatcaataagtTATGCCAGATCCTGGCGTGCACCTTAAGCGTAGCGGAATCATGCAGATGTATAGTAACAAATACGTTAATTTGTCCTCAGCGAAATTCAAGAAATCAGCTGAGTTAATAAAGGTTATGACGGGGAGTTGATTACAACAGCGGTCGGCAAAAa
Coding sequences within:
- the LOC129249164 gene encoding mediator of RNA polymerase II transcription subunit 21, with product MADRLTQLQDTVNQQAEHFCNAIGIIQQTSFPSKFPNFDRTGSQTPLQATPQEDYAQLFAQLISRCAKDIDTLIESLPNEDSSTELQHQSLRRLEIENQECAKRLDEIVQNGDVLLGKIQIALEDIAQAQLEMHITSTNNVF